One stretch of Maridesulfovibrio ferrireducens DNA includes these proteins:
- a CDS encoding site-specific integrase, whose translation MAIKKLQNRAKPYRVYWRNPYSKKIETTHFETSREAEEHDSKVKHWLKFEPQRFAPAEELPASEITVEYIVWAYLQDRQLKPKSLRDTIYHLKKVLPAIGHVYISQLAKSHMRDLVKYLRDHGLKPNGINRKVSIIKAALNWAENEELIELNPVRNFSCPRGTDDQVPPPTPHELKTILQVAPHHLQRVIILGLAFGVRVGESELFKLTWDDVDFHTWNLRVWSAEKNKNAQWRELHIKESLRALLKDWREQDREIGTLHLINWKGKPVTTIKRSWKTALKAAGITRRIRPYDLRHAHATEALANGADIKALAENMGHTDTSMIHKHYQHVLIKQRNAALESVPDLVILSGNTKEGVLGDFSITTEDKIQ comes from the coding sequence ATGGCTATCAAGAAATTACAAAACAGGGCAAAACCATACCGCGTATACTGGCGAAATCCGTATTCAAAAAAAATTGAAACTACGCATTTTGAAACATCCAGAGAAGCAGAAGAACACGATAGCAAAGTAAAACATTGGCTCAAGTTTGAGCCGCAAAGATTCGCACCAGCAGAAGAATTGCCCGCCTCAGAAATAACCGTTGAATACATAGTATGGGCTTACCTGCAAGATCGGCAGTTAAAGCCTAAATCCCTGCGTGACACTATTTATCATCTGAAAAAAGTCCTGCCAGCAATTGGACACGTCTATATTTCTCAATTAGCAAAATCACATATGCGTGACCTGGTTAAATACCTCCGAGATCACGGATTAAAACCTAATGGTATTAACCGTAAAGTCAGCATCATTAAAGCCGCCCTAAACTGGGCCGAGAATGAAGAACTCATTGAGTTGAACCCGGTCAGAAATTTTTCATGTCCCAGAGGAACAGACGATCAAGTTCCGCCTCCGACACCTCACGAACTCAAAACAATTTTACAGGTAGCCCCTCATCACCTTCAACGAGTAATTATTCTGGGCTTGGCCTTCGGGGTGCGTGTTGGGGAGTCTGAGCTATTCAAGCTCACATGGGACGATGTTGATTTTCACACATGGAATTTGCGAGTGTGGAGTGCTGAAAAAAATAAAAACGCCCAATGGCGAGAGTTGCACATAAAAGAGTCTCTCCGCGCACTACTCAAGGATTGGCGTGAGCAGGATCGGGAAATTGGAACCCTTCATCTTATCAACTGGAAGGGCAAGCCTGTCACCACGATTAAAAGATCGTGGAAAACAGCCCTAAAAGCTGCTGGAATAACCCGCCGTATTCGCCCTTATGATCTGCGCCATGCTCATGCAACTGAAGCGCTTGCAAACGGAGCCGACATAAAAGCTCTTGCTGAAAATATGGGACACACAGACACATCAATGATCCACAAACACTATCAGCATGTGCTTATTAAACAGCGTAACGCCGCGTTAGAATCAGTTCCCGATTTGGTAATACTATCCGGTAATACAAAGGAAGGGGTTTTGGGGGATTTTAGTATTACCACGGAAGATAAAATTCAATAA
- a CDS encoding AI-2E family transporter: protein MPQNDIPYTFDRVFRLALAAGSIWLTVLLLSSLSDVLLPFAVALTLAYLLNPLVELTGRIIKNRMAAVVVTLTVIIVPVGKLLCLAMSMVGSELSHIGKLFAILVNDSAAAKRAAEYLPADIWKFLTDLAQQDDVRQFLSESGVANMLHAAAQKALPGIWNLVSGSAQVFAALAGVFVIILYLVFLLADYEKLRSWRSHLPEKYRTRVSSFVDEFTNITNRYFRTQALIALIIGCLFSAGFMLIDLPLAILLGLLIGLLNMVPYLQIAGLVPAFLFAGLSALATGGNLWGGFAGVAAVFAVVQIIQDAVLVPKLQGESLGLSPWMILLSLSVWGKLLGFLGLVMALPLSCMALAVYRQYTAAQVGDVKKGLQPKP, encoded by the coding sequence ATGCCGCAAAACGATATCCCGTACACTTTTGACCGCGTGTTCAGACTGGCATTGGCGGCCGGTTCTATCTGGCTTACCGTTCTTCTACTTTCCTCTTTGAGTGATGTCCTGCTACCGTTTGCGGTTGCTTTGACTCTGGCATATTTGCTTAATCCGCTTGTTGAATTGACCGGCCGGATCATTAAAAACAGGATGGCGGCGGTGGTCGTAACACTGACAGTAATAATTGTGCCTGTAGGAAAACTTTTATGTTTAGCCATGAGTATGGTGGGTTCGGAGCTGAGTCATATCGGAAAGTTGTTTGCTATTCTTGTTAATGATTCGGCTGCGGCAAAGCGTGCTGCTGAATATCTACCCGCAGACATTTGGAAGTTTTTGACCGATCTTGCTCAACAGGATGATGTTCGTCAATTTTTGAGTGAATCCGGTGTGGCAAATATGCTTCATGCCGCAGCGCAGAAAGCCCTGCCCGGAATCTGGAATCTGGTAAGTGGCTCCGCGCAAGTGTTTGCCGCGCTTGCCGGTGTGTTTGTGATTATTCTCTATCTTGTTTTTTTGCTGGCTGATTATGAGAAGCTTCGCAGTTGGCGTTCCCATTTGCCGGAAAAATATCGTACCCGGGTCTCTTCTTTCGTCGATGAATTTACCAATATCACAAATCGCTATTTCCGCACGCAGGCACTTATTGCGCTTATTATCGGGTGTCTGTTTTCAGCAGGATTTATGCTCATAGATTTACCCTTGGCAATATTGTTAGGTCTGCTCATAGGTTTGCTTAATATGGTGCCATATCTGCAAATAGCAGGGCTTGTGCCTGCATTCCTGTTCGCTGGATTAAGTGCGCTTGCAACCGGAGGAAATTTATGGGGCGGGTTCGCCGGAGTCGCGGCTGTGTTCGCGGTAGTGCAGATAATTCAGGACGCTGTGCTTGTACCAAAACTTCAAGGTGAAAGCCTTGGACTATCACCATGGATGATTCTGCTGTCGCTGTCAGTGTGGGGAAAGCTTCTCGGATTTCTCGGGCTGGTTATGGCATTGCCGCTTAGTTGTATGGCCCTTGCTGTTTATCGGCAGTATACGGCGGCGCAGGTAGGGGACGTAAAAAAGGGTTTACAGCCTAAACCGTAA